The proteins below come from a single Microtus ochrogaster isolate Prairie Vole_2 chromosome 8, MicOch1.0, whole genome shotgun sequence genomic window:
- the Ssh3 gene encoding protein phosphatase Slingshot homolog 3 isoform X1, whose amino-acid sequence MALVTVSRSPPASGHSTPVGPTQDRVVRRRGRLQRRQSFAVLRGAVLGLQDGGDGNDTAEAGSESMEEAVGEKQPTEDQTDNGQEFQSPWKQVQRQHLHLMVELLRPQDDIRLAAQLEAARPPRLRYLLVVSTGECLSQETILLGVDFPDRSSHSCTLGLVLPLWSDTQVYLDGDGGFSVTSGGLSRIFKPISIQTMWATLQVLHQACEAALGSGLVPGGSALVWATHYQEKLNSDQGCLNEWMTMSDLESLRPPIAEPGQASEQEQMEQAILAELWQVLDSSDLESVTSKEIRQALELRLGCPLQQYRDFIDNQMLLLMAQQDRASRIFPHLYLGSEWNAANLEELQRNRVSHILNMAREIDNFFPDRFKYHNVRVWDEESTQLLPYWKETHRFIEDARAQGTRVLVHCKMGVSRSAATVLAYAMKQYGWGLEQALIHVQELRPIVRPNPGFLRQLQTYQGILTASRQSHVWEQKVGVVSPEEPVAPEVSTPLPPLPPEPGGSGEVMVMGLEESKETPKEELGLRPRINLRGVMRSISLLEPSSETESTPEVGDLPEVFSSHEPSDEEPLHRFSQLLTAKSDQRIRRGPWPALKSRQSVVALHSAALVASRTRAFQEQGRGQGEAGMSSPPRLRRVVRQASVDDSREEGGA is encoded by the exons ATGGCGCTGGTCACAGTGAGTCGCTCGCCGCCAGCTAGTGGCCACTCCACGCCTGTGGGACCCACG CAGGACCGAGTGGTCAGGCGCAGAGGCCGTCTCCAGCGCAG GCAGAGCTTTGCGGTGCTCCGAGGGGCTGTTCTGGGACTTCAAGATGGAGGAGATGGTAATGATACAGCTGAGGCCGGCTCTGAGTCAATGGAGGAAGCCGTGGGTGAGAAGCAGCCCACTGAGGACCAGACCGACAATGGGCAAGAATTCCAGAGCCCCTGGAAACAAGTGCAAAGACAGCACCTGCACCTCATGGTGGAGCTGCTGAGGCCACAGGATGACATTCGCCTG GCAGCCCAGCTGGAGGCAGCCCGGCCCCCAAGACTTCGCTACCTGCTGGTAGTATCCACAGGAGAGTGTCTGAGTCAGGAGACCATTCTTCTGGGGGTGGATTTTCCTGACAGGAG CTCTCACAGCTGTACCCTGGGCCTGGTCTTGCCCCTATGGAGTGATACCCAAGTGTACCTGGACGGCGATGG GGGCTTCAGTGTGACATCTGGTGGTCTGAGCCGAATCTTCAAGCCCATCTCCATCCAGACCATGTG GGCCACGCTGCAGGTGTTGCACCAGGCATGTGAGGCGGCTCTAGGCAGTGGCCTTGTGCCTGGGGGCAGTGCCCTTGTCTGGGCCACTCACTATCAGGAGAAACTGAACTCTGACCAGGGTTGCCTCAATGAATGGATGACCATGTCTGACCTGGAGTCCCTGCGACCACCTATTGCTGAGCCTGGAca GGCCTCAGAACAGGAGCAGATGGAGCAGGCGATCCTGGCTGAGTTGTGGCAGGTGCTGGACAGCAGTGACCTAGAGAGTGTCACTTCCAAAGAG ATCCGCCAGGCCCTGGAGCTGCGTCTGGGATGCCCTCTCCAGCAGTACCGTGACTTTATTGACAACCAGATGTTGCTGCTCATGGCCCAGCAAGACCGGGCCTCCCGCATCTTCCCCCACCTCTACTTG GGCTCTGAGTGGAATGCTGCCAATCTGGAGGAACTTCAGAGAAACAG GGTAAGCCACATCCTGAACATGGCCCGAGAGATTGACAACTTCTTTCCTGACCGCTTCAAGTATCACAACGTGCGTGTCTGGGATGAGGAGTCCACACAGCTGCTGCCCTACTGGAAGGAGACACACCGCTTCATTGAGGATGCCAG AGCACAGGGCACTCGGGTGCTAGTCCACTGTAAGATGGGTGTCAGCCGTTCTGCTGCCACGGTGCTGGCCTATGCCATGAAACAGTATGGCTGGGGCCTGGAGCAAGCCCTGATCCACGTGCAGGAGCTCCGGCCCATCGTGCGCCCCAACCCTGGCTTCCTGCGCCAGCTACAGACCTACCAGGGCATTCTAACTGCCAG CCGGCAGAGCCATGTCTGGGAGCAGAAAGTAGGTGTGGTCTCCCCCGAGGAGCCCGTGGCACCTGAAGTTTCTACACCATTGCCGCCTCTTCCACCAGAACCAGGGGGCAGTGGGGAGGTGATGGTTATGGGTTTGGAGGAAAGCAAGGAAACCCCCAAAGAAGAGCTTGGGCTGAGGCCCCGCATCAATCTCCGAGGAGTCATGCGTTCCATCAGTCTCCTGGAGCCGTcttcagagacagagagcactCCAGAGGTTGGAGACCTGCCCGAG GTTTTCTCTTCCCATGAGCCTTCAGATGAAGAGCCTCTTCACCGCTTCTCTCAGCTTTTGACAGCCAAAAGTGATCAGCGAATTCGCAGGGGGCCTTGGCCTGCCCTCAAGTCTCGCCAGTCTGTGGTTGCCCTTCACAGTGCTGCCCTGGTGGCCAGCAGGACCCGGGCCTTCCAAGAGCAGGGTCGAGGGCAGGGAGAGGCTGGGATGTCTTCTCCACCGAGGCTCCGGAGAGTGGTGAGGCAGGCCAGTGTAGACGACAGCAGGGAGGAGGGTGGGGCCTAG
- the Ssh3 gene encoding protein phosphatase Slingshot homolog 3 isoform X2 — MALVTVSRSPPASGHSTPVGPTDRVVRRRGRLQRRQSFAVLRGAVLGLQDGGDGNDTAEAGSESMEEAVGEKQPTEDQTDNGQEFQSPWKQVQRQHLHLMVELLRPQDDIRLAAQLEAARPPRLRYLLVVSTGECLSQETILLGVDFPDRSSHSCTLGLVLPLWSDTQVYLDGDGGFSVTSGGLSRIFKPISIQTMWATLQVLHQACEAALGSGLVPGGSALVWATHYQEKLNSDQGCLNEWMTMSDLESLRPPIAEPGQASEQEQMEQAILAELWQVLDSSDLESVTSKEIRQALELRLGCPLQQYRDFIDNQMLLLMAQQDRASRIFPHLYLGSEWNAANLEELQRNRVSHILNMAREIDNFFPDRFKYHNVRVWDEESTQLLPYWKETHRFIEDARAQGTRVLVHCKMGVSRSAATVLAYAMKQYGWGLEQALIHVQELRPIVRPNPGFLRQLQTYQGILTASRQSHVWEQKVGVVSPEEPVAPEVSTPLPPLPPEPGGSGEVMVMGLEESKETPKEELGLRPRINLRGVMRSISLLEPSSETESTPEVGDLPEVFSSHEPSDEEPLHRFSQLLTAKSDQRIRRGPWPALKSRQSVVALHSAALVASRTRAFQEQGRGQGEAGMSSPPRLRRVVRQASVDDSREEGGA; from the exons ATGGCGCTGGTCACAGTGAGTCGCTCGCCGCCAGCTAGTGGCCACTCCACGCCTGTGGGACCCACG GACCGAGTGGTCAGGCGCAGAGGCCGTCTCCAGCGCAG GCAGAGCTTTGCGGTGCTCCGAGGGGCTGTTCTGGGACTTCAAGATGGAGGAGATGGTAATGATACAGCTGAGGCCGGCTCTGAGTCAATGGAGGAAGCCGTGGGTGAGAAGCAGCCCACTGAGGACCAGACCGACAATGGGCAAGAATTCCAGAGCCCCTGGAAACAAGTGCAAAGACAGCACCTGCACCTCATGGTGGAGCTGCTGAGGCCACAGGATGACATTCGCCTG GCAGCCCAGCTGGAGGCAGCCCGGCCCCCAAGACTTCGCTACCTGCTGGTAGTATCCACAGGAGAGTGTCTGAGTCAGGAGACCATTCTTCTGGGGGTGGATTTTCCTGACAGGAG CTCTCACAGCTGTACCCTGGGCCTGGTCTTGCCCCTATGGAGTGATACCCAAGTGTACCTGGACGGCGATGG GGGCTTCAGTGTGACATCTGGTGGTCTGAGCCGAATCTTCAAGCCCATCTCCATCCAGACCATGTG GGCCACGCTGCAGGTGTTGCACCAGGCATGTGAGGCGGCTCTAGGCAGTGGCCTTGTGCCTGGGGGCAGTGCCCTTGTCTGGGCCACTCACTATCAGGAGAAACTGAACTCTGACCAGGGTTGCCTCAATGAATGGATGACCATGTCTGACCTGGAGTCCCTGCGACCACCTATTGCTGAGCCTGGAca GGCCTCAGAACAGGAGCAGATGGAGCAGGCGATCCTGGCTGAGTTGTGGCAGGTGCTGGACAGCAGTGACCTAGAGAGTGTCACTTCCAAAGAG ATCCGCCAGGCCCTGGAGCTGCGTCTGGGATGCCCTCTCCAGCAGTACCGTGACTTTATTGACAACCAGATGTTGCTGCTCATGGCCCAGCAAGACCGGGCCTCCCGCATCTTCCCCCACCTCTACTTG GGCTCTGAGTGGAATGCTGCCAATCTGGAGGAACTTCAGAGAAACAG GGTAAGCCACATCCTGAACATGGCCCGAGAGATTGACAACTTCTTTCCTGACCGCTTCAAGTATCACAACGTGCGTGTCTGGGATGAGGAGTCCACACAGCTGCTGCCCTACTGGAAGGAGACACACCGCTTCATTGAGGATGCCAG AGCACAGGGCACTCGGGTGCTAGTCCACTGTAAGATGGGTGTCAGCCGTTCTGCTGCCACGGTGCTGGCCTATGCCATGAAACAGTATGGCTGGGGCCTGGAGCAAGCCCTGATCCACGTGCAGGAGCTCCGGCCCATCGTGCGCCCCAACCCTGGCTTCCTGCGCCAGCTACAGACCTACCAGGGCATTCTAACTGCCAG CCGGCAGAGCCATGTCTGGGAGCAGAAAGTAGGTGTGGTCTCCCCCGAGGAGCCCGTGGCACCTGAAGTTTCTACACCATTGCCGCCTCTTCCACCAGAACCAGGGGGCAGTGGGGAGGTGATGGTTATGGGTTTGGAGGAAAGCAAGGAAACCCCCAAAGAAGAGCTTGGGCTGAGGCCCCGCATCAATCTCCGAGGAGTCATGCGTTCCATCAGTCTCCTGGAGCCGTcttcagagacagagagcactCCAGAGGTTGGAGACCTGCCCGAG GTTTTCTCTTCCCATGAGCCTTCAGATGAAGAGCCTCTTCACCGCTTCTCTCAGCTTTTGACAGCCAAAAGTGATCAGCGAATTCGCAGGGGGCCTTGGCCTGCCCTCAAGTCTCGCCAGTCTGTGGTTGCCCTTCACAGTGCTGCCCTGGTGGCCAGCAGGACCCGGGCCTTCCAAGAGCAGGGTCGAGGGCAGGGAGAGGCTGGGATGTCTTCTCCACCGAGGCTCCGGAGAGTGGTGAGGCAGGCCAGTGTAGACGACAGCAGGGAGGAGGGTGGGGCCTAG